A genomic stretch from Amycolatopsis sp. 195334CR includes:
- a CDS encoding recombinase family protein, which translates to MARLVYTRVSTDEQSTQRQTHVLAEAGLIEGADGVRFFSDPATCSKIPALERDGFKELAAFARLDDTLIVSELYRLCRDLADILAVRTWCQAHDVKLRVLSGALSGIVDLAATDATTTMLVNVLVSVGQFQRDLQNELTRGGLAAAWAQGARSGRRPRLAQLGVEAKVRQAFRDGASIAALARQHQVSRVAIRTAVADLIPGRPEQPTPAADEPQPVRIEIPGKIARHLNERDDLDDAERHALRQGREVRRDQGYSLHVTAPPDIHHALLTAAAELGADSASPAERKAYRIYADRLNNEGLAHDLTPMFLKPLFTAGASSSRNPVVSAVEVTPWSSKATSPACTANRSRTRAAPELVVLCLRTARTNAPGSTSTNGAFGYSGGTSTNTLSPRSSW; encoded by the coding sequence ATGGCGCGCCTGGTCTACACCCGGGTCTCCACCGACGAGCAGAGCACCCAACGGCAGACCCACGTACTCGCCGAAGCCGGGCTGATCGAGGGCGCCGACGGCGTGCGGTTCTTCTCCGACCCGGCCACCTGCTCGAAGATCCCCGCACTGGAGCGCGACGGCTTCAAGGAACTGGCCGCCTTCGCCCGGCTCGACGACACGCTCATCGTCTCCGAGCTCTACCGGCTCTGCCGCGACCTGGCCGACATCCTCGCGGTCCGCACCTGGTGCCAGGCCCACGACGTGAAGCTGCGGGTGCTCTCCGGCGCGCTGTCGGGCATCGTCGACCTGGCCGCCACCGACGCGACCACCACCATGTTGGTCAACGTCCTGGTCTCGGTCGGCCAGTTCCAGCGCGACCTGCAAAACGAACTCACCCGCGGCGGCCTGGCCGCTGCCTGGGCACAAGGCGCCCGCTCCGGTCGCCGGCCACGCCTGGCCCAGCTCGGCGTCGAAGCAAAGGTGCGGCAAGCCTTCCGCGACGGCGCCAGCATCGCCGCACTGGCCCGCCAGCACCAGGTCAGCCGGGTCGCCATCCGCACCGCCGTGGCCGACCTGATCCCCGGCCGACCCGAACAGCCGACTCCCGCCGCCGACGAACCGCAGCCGGTGCGCATCGAGATCCCCGGTAAGATCGCCCGCCACCTGAACGAACGCGACGACCTGGACGACGCCGAACGCCACGCCCTACGACAGGGCCGCGAAGTCCGCCGCGACCAGGGCTACAGCCTGCACGTCACCGCACCGCCCGACATCCACCACGCACTGCTCACCGCGGCCGCCGAACTCGGCGCCGACAGCGCATCTCCAGCCGAGCGCAAGGCGTACCGGATCTACGCGGACCGGCTGAACAACGAAGGCTTAGCGCACGATCTGACACCGATGTTCCTCAAACCCCTCTTCACCGCCGGCGCGTCGAGTAGTCGGAACCCGGTGGTCAGCGCGGTGGAGGTGACGCCGTGGTCGTCGAAAGCGACCTCCCCGGCGTGTACCGCCAACCGCAGCCGCACCCGCGCCGCCCCGGAGCTGGTGGTGTTGTGCCTGCGCACCGCTCGGACCAACGCTCCGGGCAGCACCTCCACCAACGGCGCTTTCGGGTACTCCGGCGGAACTAGCACGAACACACTGTCGCCGCGATCCTCGTGGTGA